In Helianthus annuus cultivar XRQ/B chromosome 9, HanXRQr2.0-SUNRISE, whole genome shotgun sequence, the following are encoded in one genomic region:
- the LOC110879571 gene encoding protein RADIALIS-like 5 gives MASWTPRQNKQFEDALAYYNKDSPDRWHNIAKAVGGKSVEEVKRHYDILVRDIMRIEADQVPLPNYRDIGRNGRGYENDQRLLRI, from the coding sequence ATGGCATCATGGACACCGCGACAAAACAAGCAATTTGAAGACGCTCTAGCGTATTACAACAAGGACAGTCCTGACAGGTGGCATAACATTGCTAAGGCTGTAGGTGGAAAATCGGTCGAAGAGGTGAAGAGACATTATGATATCCTTGTAAGGGATATCATGCGAATTGAAGCGGATCAAGTGCCTTTACCTAATTATCGGGATATTGGAAGAAACGGCCGGGGATATGAAAATGATCAGAG